In Methylococcus geothermalis, one genomic interval encodes:
- a CDS encoding class I SAM-dependent methyltransferase, whose protein sequence is MKKRSRYIPAFHFRWLTPWYDPMMRRLYPESALKAALIAQAHIQSGQNVLDVGCGTGTLTLLIKQTHPNVAVYGLDVDSEVLDIARRKAEQAGQTIFLQQGTATCLPYPDGHFDRVFASLMLHHLTREDKRHALAETFRVLKPGGELHVADFGEPGDPSMWLISLVVRWVEEVHDNVLGLLPVFMAESGFKPVGETASYRTVSGALALYRACKPAVDRT, encoded by the coding sequence ATGAAGAAGCGCTCCCGTTACATTCCGGCATTTCATTTCCGCTGGCTGACACCCTGGTACGATCCGATGATGCGGCGCTTATATCCGGAAAGTGCGCTGAAGGCCGCTTTGATCGCGCAGGCACACATCCAATCCGGTCAAAACGTCCTGGATGTAGGCTGCGGTACGGGAACGCTCACACTTCTGATCAAGCAGACCCATCCGAACGTGGCGGTGTACGGACTCGACGTGGATTCCGAGGTATTAGACATCGCTCGAAGAAAGGCTGAACAAGCAGGACAGACCATCTTCCTGCAACAGGGTACTGCGACTTGCCTACCCTATCCGGATGGACACTTCGATCGAGTTTTCGCCAGCCTTATGCTGCATCACCTCACGCGGGAGGATAAAAGGCACGCACTCGCGGAAACATTCCGCGTACTCAAGCCCGGCGGAGAACTGCATGTGGCAGATTTCGGTGAACCGGGCGATCCCTCCATGTGGCTGATTTCCCTGGTGGTGCGCTGGGTGGAAGAGGTGCACGATAACGTCCTGGGCCTATTGCCGGTTTTCATGGCGGAGTCCGGATTCAAGCCGGTGGGGGAAACGGCCTCATACCGGACGGTATCCGGTGCGCTTGCTTTATATCGGGCCTGTAAGCCAGCGGTGGATCGCACATGA
- a CDS encoding HAMP domain-containing sensor histidine kinase, whose product MKFRSLYSRIALTFAALVLLFGGLCGGLDLVAAKNHQQEIIQRLSRGLAEHIASHWPLSKGEGFDGKAVSELFHMLMIVNPSIELYLLDAKGAILAYDAPPGRVRLKEVSLAPLRGLFGGDALPVKGDNPRHPDRREIFSATPLNRDGQIIGYLYIVLAGDEYQRLAEDVWQGHVFQSVMWTGAGALLLTLVAGLGLFSLVTRRLDALTRTIAAFDDASFSGTLQLDGALQSSPDEIGRLAATFSRMAERIAAQVQHIKSQDTLRREMVANVSHDLRTPLTSMQGYLETMLRKSDRLSPAERQQYLEVAVRQSRRVAHLAQELFELAKLECEEVRPSLERFSLQELVQDVAQKFELAADAKGVRIAARFRDRIPLVYADIAMIERVLTNLIDNALRHTPEGGQIDLTLRREAGDRVTVRVEDSGAGIASELLPSLFERDSPLRRDSGRHMGGGLGLLISKRMLELHGSTIEALSGEGRGAVFTFSLAAPA is encoded by the coding sequence GTGAAATTCAGGTCGCTCTACAGCCGCATCGCGCTTACCTTCGCCGCTCTGGTTCTCCTTTTCGGCGGCTTGTGCGGCGGGCTCGATCTGGTCGCGGCAAAAAATCACCAGCAGGAAATCATCCAGCGGCTCAGCCGCGGCCTGGCGGAACACATCGCGAGCCACTGGCCCTTGTCGAAAGGGGAGGGGTTCGACGGCAAGGCGGTGAGCGAGCTGTTCCACATGCTCATGATCGTCAACCCCAGCATCGAACTCTATCTGTTGGACGCAAAGGGTGCCATCTTGGCCTACGATGCGCCGCCGGGGCGGGTTCGGCTGAAGGAGGTTTCCCTGGCCCCCTTGCGCGGCCTTTTCGGAGGCGATGCGCTGCCCGTGAAAGGGGACAATCCGCGCCACCCCGACCGCCGCGAGATATTCAGCGCCACACCGCTGAATCGGGATGGGCAAATCATCGGTTACCTATACATCGTGCTGGCCGGAGACGAGTACCAAAGGCTGGCCGAAGACGTCTGGCAGGGGCATGTGTTCCAGAGTGTCATGTGGACGGGAGCGGGAGCGTTGCTGCTGACCCTGGTTGCCGGGTTGGGCCTGTTTTCGCTGGTGACCCGTCGTTTGGACGCCTTGACGCGGACGATCGCCGCCTTCGACGACGCGAGTTTTTCCGGCACCTTGCAACTGGATGGCGCGCTGCAAAGCAGTCCCGACGAGATCGGCCGGCTCGCCGCGACATTCTCGCGGATGGCCGAGCGCATCGCCGCGCAGGTGCAACATATCAAGTCCCAGGACACGCTGCGGCGCGAAATGGTCGCCAATGTGTCGCACGACCTGCGCACCCCGCTCACTTCCATGCAGGGCTATCTGGAAACCATGCTGCGGAAGTCCGACCGGCTTTCTCCGGCGGAACGGCAGCAGTACCTTGAGGTCGCCGTGCGGCAGAGCCGGCGTGTGGCGCACTTGGCTCAGGAGCTGTTCGAACTGGCGAAGCTGGAATGCGAGGAAGTGCGGCCGAGTCTCGAGCGTTTCTCCTTGCAGGAGCTTGTCCAGGACGTGGCGCAGAAATTCGAGCTGGCCGCCGATGCCAAAGGAGTCCGGATTGCCGCCCGGTTTCGCGATCGCATTCCCTTGGTCTATGCCGATATCGCGATGATCGAGCGGGTTTTGACCAACCTCATCGACAACGCGTTGCGCCACACGCCGGAGGGCGGTCAGATCGACTTGACGCTGAGGCGCGAAGCCGGAGACAGGGTGACGGTCCGGGTGGAGGACAGCGGTGCCGGCATCGCCAGCGAACTTCTGCCAAGCCTGTTCGAACGGGATTCGCCGTTGCGCCGGGATTCCGGAAGGCATATGGGGGGCGGGCTGGGTCTGCTTATCAGCAAGCGGATGCTGGAACTGCATGGAAGTACAATCGAGGCATTGAGCGGAGAAGGCCGCGGAGCAGTCTTCACTTTCAGCCTGGCGGCTCCGGCCTGA
- a CDS encoding lactonase family protein, with protein MKTLFKLTFTAFAFASLIPGIGLADPDKRSKFAGNPPVETVYTLSNNADGNEVLAFHHYGNGQMEPAGRFATGGTGTGSGLGNQGALALSENARYLFAVNAGSNDLSVFRIDRDGLQLIDRAGEEGTTPVSVAVGPNRVYVVNSGDDSIFGFRFDHRTGKLHPLPESHQKLSGDGTAPAQISFDRGGDALVVTEKATNKITTFSLNEDGSPEAKHSIDSAGSTPFGFAFGKRDQFFVSEAQGGAPDGATVSSYQLLEDGTAQLIDGAVAAGQTAACWLATTPTGRIAFTADTPANAISAFSIDAAGRLSLLHTRAAEENRPTDLAVSTDGRMLFTLSGGDHSIGVYRILKGGALQKLQSLGALPPGITGLVVR; from the coding sequence ATGAAGACCCTATTCAAGCTCACCTTCACCGCATTTGCGTTCGCATCGCTGATCCCGGGCATTGGCCTGGCCGATCCCGACAAACGCTCCAAATTCGCCGGAAATCCGCCGGTGGAGACGGTATACACGCTGTCCAACAATGCCGATGGAAACGAGGTGCTCGCATTTCACCACTACGGCAACGGCCAAATGGAGCCGGCAGGCCGCTTCGCCACCGGAGGAACCGGTACCGGCTCCGGACTCGGCAACCAGGGTGCTCTGGCACTGAGCGAAAATGCGCGGTACCTGTTCGCCGTCAATGCGGGCAGCAACGACTTATCGGTGTTCCGGATCGACCGGGACGGGCTGCAACTCATCGACCGCGCCGGTGAGGAAGGCACCACCCCCGTCAGCGTGGCCGTCGGCCCGAATCGGGTCTATGTCGTCAACTCGGGAGACGATTCCATCTTCGGCTTCCGATTCGACCACCGCACCGGCAAGCTGCACCCGCTGCCCGAATCCCACCAGAAGCTCAGCGGAGACGGCACGGCGCCGGCCCAGATCAGCTTCGACCGCGGGGGCGACGCCCTGGTCGTCACCGAAAAAGCGACCAACAAAATCACGACATTTTCTCTGAACGAGGACGGCAGCCCGGAAGCAAAGCATTCGATCGATTCCGCCGGATCGACGCCCTTCGGCTTTGCCTTCGGCAAGCGCGACCAGTTCTTCGTTTCCGAAGCCCAGGGCGGTGCCCCGGATGGCGCGACCGTGTCGTCCTACCAATTGCTGGAAGACGGAACCGCCCAATTGATCGATGGAGCGGTCGCGGCCGGACAAACCGCCGCCTGCTGGCTGGCCACGACACCCACGGGCCGCATTGCCTTCACCGCCGATACCCCCGCCAACGCCATTTCCGCATTCTCAATCGATGCCGCCGGCCGTCTGTCGTTGTTGCACACCCGTGCAGCCGAGGAAAACCGGCCCACCGACCTCGCTGTTTCTACCGACGGCCGAATGCTGTTTACCTTGAGCGGTGGCGACCACAGTATCGGCGTTTACCGCATCCTGAAGGGAGGCGCGCTGCAAAAGCTCCAGAGCCTGGGCGCCCTGCCCCCAGGCATCACCGGTCTCGTTGTCCGCTAG
- a CDS encoding efflux RND transporter permease subunit, whose translation MVEKLIEFCAKNRFIVFLLVFGLAAGGLWAMKNTPIDALPDLSDTQVIVYTPWMGRSPDLVEDQITYPIITALLSAPNVTVVRGFSDFGYSYVYVLFKDRTDIYWARSRVLEYLNQLSGRLPEGVAPQLGPDATAVGWVFQYALVDETGQQDLASLRSFQDWYLRYWLRSVDGVAEVASVGGFVRQYQINLDPTKVLAYRLNLNEIIEKVRMSNLDVGGRVVEFSGVEYMIRGRGYIKSTADIDQIAIGVNSNGTPILLREVATVTLGPDMRRGLTEWNGRGEAVGGVVIMRYGQDAMEVIDRVKAKLKEIESSLPKGVRIVTAYDRSDLIKESVATAAENLTEELVVVSVLIIGFLLHIRSALIPIITLPLAILIAFIPMYWLGVALNIMSIGGIIVAVGDMVDASIVMVDNAHRRLEEWERGGRVGERNRALIDSAKEVGPPIFASLLVIAVAFMPVFTLEAQEGRLFKPLALTKNLSIAMSAVLAVTLIPALLSLFIRGRIIPERRNPVSRILQALYVPILRLALRYRALVVVLALLLMASIAVPFQRMGSEFMPPLYEGTILYMPTTLPGIAVTEAGQLLQQMDRKLMAFPEVEHVFGKSGRAETSTDPAPFSMMEVVVALKPKEQWREGLTYEDLIAEMDRALQFPGVTNAWTMPIKARIDMLTTGVRTPVGIKIFGPDLKKIEEIGKAIEMIAKAVPGTRSVYAERVSGGYFLDFAIKRDEIARFGLTVMDVGRIIESAIGGESITTTVEGRERYPVNLRYLRELRDDLDKLGRLTVSTPSGAQVPLAQLADLRMVSGPAMIRDEDGMLSGYVYVDMAGRDVGGYVEDLKRVVKEKIELPAGYTLIWSGQYEFMERVRQRLTIFVPLTLAIIFVLYYFTFRSVAQTLMVMLGVPLALVGGVWALYGLGYNLSIAVWVGLIALAGVAAETSAVMLAYLDEAVRRRRDAGQLHSLADLVEAVQTGARERIRPVMMTGLANIVGLFPTMLATGTGADVMKRLAAPMIGGIGSAMLLTLLVIPAIYVIWRWHGDIKSIAEEARA comes from the coding sequence GTGGTAGAAAAACTCATCGAGTTCTGCGCCAAGAACCGCTTTATCGTTTTTCTGCTGGTCTTTGGCTTGGCCGCCGGCGGCTTGTGGGCCATGAAGAACACCCCCATCGATGCTCTGCCGGATTTATCCGACACCCAGGTGATCGTCTATACCCCATGGATGGGGCGCTCGCCGGACCTGGTGGAAGACCAGATCACCTATCCCATCATCACCGCCCTGCTGTCCGCACCCAATGTGACGGTCGTGCGGGGGTTTTCGGACTTCGGCTACTCCTACGTCTATGTCCTGTTCAAGGACCGCACCGATATCTATTGGGCGCGCTCCCGTGTACTGGAATATCTCAACCAGCTCTCAGGACGCCTGCCGGAAGGGGTGGCGCCGCAGCTAGGCCCGGACGCCACGGCGGTGGGCTGGGTGTTCCAGTACGCCTTGGTGGATGAGACCGGGCAACAGGACCTGGCTTCGTTGCGTTCCTTTCAGGACTGGTATCTGCGCTATTGGCTGCGCAGCGTCGACGGCGTGGCCGAGGTAGCCAGTGTGGGGGGCTTCGTGCGCCAGTACCAGATCAATCTCGATCCCACTAAAGTACTGGCTTACCGGCTCAACCTCAATGAGATCATCGAGAAAGTGCGAATGAGCAATCTCGATGTGGGGGGGCGCGTCGTGGAGTTTTCCGGGGTGGAATACATGATCCGGGGTCGCGGCTATATCAAATCCACCGCCGATATCGATCAAATTGCGATAGGCGTGAATTCGAACGGCACACCCATCCTGCTGCGCGAGGTCGCTACGGTTACCCTGGGCCCGGATATGCGGCGTGGGCTGACGGAATGGAACGGCCGGGGTGAGGCGGTGGGCGGCGTCGTCATCATGCGCTACGGCCAGGATGCCATGGAGGTGATCGACCGCGTCAAAGCCAAGCTCAAGGAAATCGAGTCGTCCCTGCCCAAGGGCGTCAGGATCGTCACAGCCTACGACCGCAGCGACCTGATCAAGGAATCGGTGGCAACGGCCGCCGAGAATTTGACCGAAGAGCTGGTCGTCGTCAGCGTACTGATTATCGGATTTCTGCTCCATATCCGCTCCGCTTTGATCCCCATCATCACTCTGCCTCTCGCCATCCTTATTGCGTTCATCCCGATGTACTGGCTCGGTGTCGCCCTGAACATCATGTCCATCGGCGGCATCATCGTCGCCGTGGGCGATATGGTGGACGCGTCCATCGTCATGGTGGACAACGCCCACCGTCGGCTGGAGGAATGGGAGCGGGGTGGAAGGGTGGGGGAGCGCAATCGGGCCCTCATCGATTCCGCCAAGGAGGTTGGTCCGCCGATTTTCGCCTCGCTCCTGGTGATCGCCGTTGCCTTCATGCCGGTGTTCACCCTGGAGGCTCAGGAAGGCCGATTGTTCAAACCCCTGGCGCTGACCAAGAACCTGTCTATCGCCATGAGCGCGGTGCTGGCCGTCACGCTGATCCCGGCTCTTCTATCCCTTTTTATTCGGGGCCGGATCATTCCGGAGCGGCGCAATCCTGTCAGCCGAATCCTGCAAGCGCTTTATGTCCCGATACTGAGGCTGGCGCTGCGCTATCGGGCGCTGGTGGTTGTACTCGCCCTCCTGTTGATGGCCAGCATCGCCGTACCGTTCCAGCGCATGGGTTCGGAATTCATGCCGCCATTGTACGAAGGCACCATTCTCTACATGCCGACCACGCTGCCGGGCATCGCGGTGACCGAAGCCGGGCAGCTCCTGCAACAGATGGATCGCAAACTCATGGCGTTTCCCGAAGTCGAGCATGTGTTCGGCAAATCCGGCCGTGCCGAGACCTCCACCGACCCGGCCCCGTTCAGCATGATGGAGGTAGTGGTGGCGCTCAAACCGAAGGAGCAGTGGCGAGAGGGACTGACCTACGAAGACCTGATCGCCGAAATGGATCGCGCGCTGCAATTTCCCGGGGTGACCAATGCCTGGACTATGCCGATCAAGGCGCGCATCGACATGCTCACCACCGGTGTGCGCACCCCCGTAGGCATCAAGATCTTCGGGCCGGATCTCAAAAAGATAGAGGAGATCGGAAAAGCCATCGAGATGATCGCCAAGGCGGTCCCCGGCACCCGCAGCGTTTACGCGGAACGGGTTTCTGGCGGCTATTTCCTGGACTTCGCGATCAAGCGCGACGAGATCGCCCGCTTTGGGCTGACCGTCATGGATGTGGGCAGGATCATCGAGTCCGCCATCGGAGGGGAAAGCATCACCACCACCGTCGAGGGGCGCGAGCGCTATCCTGTCAATCTGCGCTATCTCCGGGAACTGCGAGATGACCTGGACAAACTGGGCCGTCTGACCGTCAGTACGCCCAGCGGTGCCCAGGTGCCCCTCGCCCAGCTCGCCGATTTACGGATGGTCAGCGGGCCGGCGATGATACGCGACGAGGACGGCATGTTGTCCGGTTATGTTTATGTGGACATGGCCGGGCGGGACGTGGGCGGTTACGTGGAAGACTTAAAGCGCGTGGTGAAAGAGAAAATCGAGCTGCCCGCGGGTTATACCCTGATTTGGTCCGGACAATACGAATTCATGGAGCGGGTCCGGCAAAGGCTCACGATTTTCGTGCCGTTGACGCTGGCCATCATCTTCGTACTGTACTACTTCACCTTCCGTTCAGTGGCGCAAACCCTCATGGTCATGCTGGGTGTGCCGCTGGCTCTTGTGGGCGGCGTCTGGGCGTTGTACGGGCTCGGTTACAACTTGAGTATCGCCGTGTGGGTGGGACTGATCGCGCTGGCCGGTGTCGCCGCCGAAACCAGCGCAGTCATGCTGGCCTACCTCGACGAAGCTGTCCGGCGGCGTCGGGACGCCGGCCAACTACATTCGCTGGCGGATCTGGTGGAAGCCGTACAGACGGGCGCCAGGGAGCGCATCAGGCCGGTGATGATGACAGGCCTGGCCAATATCGTTGGCCTGTTCCCGACCATGCTGGCGACCGGTACCGGCGCGGATGTGATGAAGCGCCTGGCGGCACCCATGATCGGCGGCATTGGTTCGGCCATGTTGTTGACATTGCTGGTCATTCCGGCGATTTACGTCATCTGGCGATGGCACGGCGACATAAAGTCGATCGCCGAAGAGGCAAGGGCTTGA
- a CDS encoding response regulator transcription factor, with protein MKRILVIEDDPDIGDMLGINLRDEGYAVEIARDGTGGLACLNADRYDLLVLDLMLPGIDGLEICREVRRMPHYQPIVIISAKSTETQRVLGLELGADDYLTKPFSIPELIARIRALFRRVEAMERESQAKAGVIVRGPLTIDPVGYSVMLEGRPVALTLKEFELLLFFARHPGQAFTRLALLDRVWGYSHDGYEHTVNSHINRLRAKIERDPGRPEFIQTVWGVGYKFADFGENRP; from the coding sequence ATGAAACGCATCCTGGTCATCGAAGACGATCCCGACATCGGGGACATGCTCGGCATCAACCTGCGGGATGAAGGTTACGCCGTGGAGATCGCAAGAGACGGTACCGGCGGACTTGCGTGTTTGAATGCCGACCGTTACGACCTCCTGGTTCTGGACCTGATGCTTCCCGGCATCGACGGCCTGGAAATCTGCCGTGAGGTCCGGCGCATGCCCCATTACCAGCCGATCGTCATCATCAGCGCAAAGTCCACGGAAACGCAGCGCGTATTGGGCCTTGAACTCGGGGCTGACGACTACCTGACCAAACCCTTCTCCATCCCCGAACTCATCGCGCGGATTCGAGCCCTGTTCAGACGAGTCGAAGCGATGGAACGGGAGTCGCAGGCAAAGGCCGGCGTCATCGTTCGTGGGCCGCTGACCATCGACCCGGTCGGTTATTCCGTCATGCTGGAAGGTCGGCCCGTCGCCCTGACGCTGAAGGAGTTCGAGTTGTTGCTGTTCTTCGCCCGCCATCCCGGTCAGGCATTCACCCGCCTGGCGCTGCTGGATCGGGTGTGGGGCTATAGCCACGACGGCTACGAGCACACCGTGAATTCGCATATCAATCGCCTCCGTGCGAAGATCGAACGCGATCCCGGACGGCCCGAATTCATCCAGACGGTCTGGGGTGTCGGCTATAAGTTCGCGGATTTTGGGGAGAATCGCCCGTGA
- a CDS encoding efflux RND transporter periplasmic adaptor subunit, producing the protein MQSIGVKFEPAARRLLERTIRTVGRVEVDERQLARVTVKLEGWIDRLLVNTTGASVRQGQVLFTLYSPELLATQEEYLIALRSIKTLGESEFPEVAAGARALLEASRRRLLLWDIHESHIRDLERTGKVLTTLPIHAPRAGTVINKMAVEGLQTKPGDELYTIADLSRIWIVGDIYEYEMPVVAIGQIASVSLSYVPEVSLQARIGFIYPSVDPQTRTAKVRFELDNPGERLKPGMYTNLELKIPLGMRLVVPKDAILESGERQIIFIRLGGGRLEWRNAKTGLRSGNWVEVLEGIREGEHVVTSANFLIDSESQLKSAVGGMPGMKH; encoded by the coding sequence ATGCAATCCATCGGCGTAAAGTTCGAGCCCGCGGCGCGGCGCCTCCTGGAGCGGACGATCCGCACGGTGGGCAGGGTCGAAGTCGACGAGCGGCAGCTCGCCCGGGTCACCGTCAAGCTGGAAGGCTGGATCGACCGGCTGTTGGTCAATACCACGGGGGCATCGGTTCGCCAGGGCCAAGTCTTGTTCACGCTTTACAGCCCGGAACTGCTGGCCACCCAGGAGGAATACCTGATCGCTCTTCGCAGCATCAAAACCCTGGGCGAAAGCGAGTTTCCGGAAGTCGCGGCCGGTGCAAGAGCCTTGTTGGAAGCGTCACGCCGCAGGCTGTTGCTTTGGGACATCCACGAGAGCCATATCCGTGACCTGGAGCGCACCGGGAAGGTATTGACGACCTTGCCGATCCACGCACCACGCGCCGGCACGGTCATTAACAAGATGGCGGTGGAAGGCTTGCAGACAAAGCCGGGGGACGAGTTGTACACGATTGCCGATCTGTCTCGCATCTGGATCGTCGGCGATATTTACGAGTACGAAATGCCCGTCGTCGCCATCGGTCAGATCGCCAGCGTGAGCCTGTCCTACGTGCCGGAAGTCTCGCTCCAAGCACGCATTGGCTTCATCTATCCCTCGGTCGACCCGCAGACCCGCACCGCCAAGGTTCGCTTCGAGCTGGACAATCCGGGCGAACGGCTCAAACCCGGCATGTACACCAATCTGGAACTGAAGATTCCACTTGGTATGCGACTGGTCGTGCCCAAGGACGCGATACTGGAGTCCGGAGAACGGCAGATCATTTTTATCCGTCTCGGCGGCGGTCGGCTCGAATGGCGTAACGCCAAGACCGGGCTGCGCAGTGGAAACTGGGTGGAAGTCCTGGAGGGTATTCGGGAGGGCGAACACGTCGTGACCTCGGCGAATTTCCTCATCGACTCCGAAAGTCAGTTGAAATCGGCGGTCGGTGGCATGCCGGGCATGAAACATTAA
- a CDS encoding cation transporter: MSGCCDDSCSLDRLRERQRGTLQIVLGINAAMFLVIVAAAFYGNSSALLSDSLDNLGDALTYGLSLHAVSRERVVKAKVALFKGGLIFLAACTVAVQIAFKLIAPTVPLFEVMGSFSFLGLAANSLCLFLLWRHRRDDVNMSSVWECSRNDIASNLSVFVAAGAVWFTGSGWPDIVVASCLVLLLMRSALGVMAAAKAEMRAAS; encoded by the coding sequence ATGAGCGGTTGTTGTGATGACAGTTGTTCTTTGGATCGGTTGCGCGAACGGCAGCGAGGAACGTTACAGATTGTTCTCGGCATCAACGCCGCGATGTTCCTGGTCATCGTTGCCGCTGCCTTCTATGGAAACTCATCCGCCCTGTTGTCCGACAGTCTCGATAATCTCGGAGACGCCTTGACCTATGGTCTTAGCCTTCATGCCGTTTCAAGGGAGCGTGTCGTCAAGGCCAAAGTAGCCTTGTTTAAAGGCGGGCTCATTTTTCTAGCCGCCTGCACCGTGGCTGTTCAAATAGCTTTCAAACTGATTGCCCCCACCGTCCCGCTGTTCGAGGTTATGGGCAGCTTTAGCTTTCTAGGCCTTGCCGCCAACTCCCTTTGCCTGTTCCTTCTATGGCGCCATCGCCGTGACGACGTGAATATGAGTTCGGTGTGGGAGTGTTCACGAAACGACATTGCATCGAATCTGTCCGTTTTTGTCGCCGCCGGCGCGGTTTGGTTCACCGGATCGGGCTGGCCCGATATCGTCGTCGCGTCCTGTCTCGTGCTGCTCTTAATGCGCTCCGCTCTTGGCGTCATGGCCGCAGCAAAGGCGGAGATGAGAGCGGCAAGTTAA
- a CDS encoding TolC family protein has protein sequence MKSALFWVGLMWPVFAVTQENLPQVSLERLIQEAQDHNPEIHAMRQRWESARAVVPQVQTLPDPKVAVGYTDIAPMKGPMYGISQEIPFPGKLALKGEIASREAERTEQDYLATQLTVIARLKELFYELCFIHKSSQVIIKNKSLLEGFEETAEARYSVGQAAQQDVLRAQTEISRLLARLAILEQRRQSLHAEINRILNRLPSDPLGAPQEIRITPMRHTLTELNTLLEQGSPLLRGQQKGLERGNQAIALANRQYYPDFELDARGQHDTAMHAEGYQVMLRVQVPLYFVTKQREGVREAVASREAVFQDLQALRQDLLSRIKDNVAQAERAEQLIKLLKDGIIPQSRLTLASAQASYAVGKVDFLTLLNSLLTLQENELEFHGEITEHEKALARLEGIIGEMP, from the coding sequence GTGAAATCCGCATTGTTCTGGGTGGGGCTGATGTGGCCCGTTTTCGCTGTCACTCAGGAGAACCTCCCGCAGGTGTCACTGGAGCGACTGATCCAGGAGGCACAGGACCATAACCCGGAGATTCATGCCATGCGCCAGCGATGGGAATCCGCAAGAGCGGTGGTTCCGCAGGTGCAAACTTTGCCGGATCCCAAGGTTGCAGTCGGGTATACCGATATAGCCCCGATGAAGGGACCGATGTACGGGATAAGCCAGGAGATCCCCTTTCCCGGCAAACTGGCTCTCAAGGGCGAAATTGCTTCGCGCGAAGCCGAGCGTACCGAACAGGATTATCTGGCGACCCAATTGACCGTCATCGCGCGCTTGAAAGAACTGTTTTATGAACTTTGTTTCATCCATAAATCCAGCCAGGTCATCATCAAGAACAAATCTCTTCTGGAGGGTTTCGAGGAAACCGCCGAGGCACGTTATTCGGTCGGACAGGCCGCCCAGCAGGACGTGTTGCGGGCGCAAACGGAAATATCTCGTCTATTGGCTCGCTTGGCCATACTGGAGCAGCGCAGGCAATCTCTGCATGCCGAAATCAACCGCATCCTGAACCGTTTGCCCAGCGATCCTTTGGGCGCCCCGCAGGAAATTCGGATCACACCGATGAGGCATACGCTCACGGAGTTGAATACCCTGCTGGAGCAGGGCTCACCATTGCTGCGCGGCCAACAGAAGGGTCTCGAACGCGGCAATCAGGCCATCGCGCTGGCGAACCGGCAGTATTATCCGGACTTTGAACTGGACGCACGGGGGCAACACGATACCGCGATGCATGCGGAAGGCTACCAGGTTATGTTGCGCGTACAGGTTCCCCTCTATTTCGTCACCAAACAGCGGGAAGGCGTGCGCGAGGCTGTGGCCAGCCGCGAGGCTGTTTTCCAGGATCTGCAAGCGCTGCGTCAGGACTTGTTGTCCCGGATCAAAGACAACGTGGCCCAAGCCGAGCGGGCGGAGCAACTCATCAAGCTGCTGAAAGACGGCATCATTCCCCAGTCCCGGCTCACGCTGGCCTCCGCCCAGGCCAGTTATGCGGTCGGCAAGGTGGATTTCCTCACCCTCCTGAACAGCCTGCTGACGCTTCAGGAGAACGAACTGGAGTTTCACGGTGAGATAACCGAGCACGAAAAGGCACTGGCGCGGCTGGAAGGCATCATCGGAGAAATGCCATGA